One Bradyrhizobium sp. CCGB12 genomic window carries:
- a CDS encoding sensor histidine kinase produces MNQRTPTLLYIDDDGALARLVDRGLTRRGYRVVHAASGEEGLERIRRAGAEGGIDVVALDQYMPGLDGLETLEQIMAIPDAPPVVFVTASQDSSIAVTALKAGAADYLVKDVQGDFIPLLHVAAEGALRQAELQRAREEAEAEVHASRDRYAALAAERELLLREVNHRVGNSLQIIASLLHLQASSAAQDEVKAALTNAMGRVAAVAQVHRRLYTSQDLKSVVLNQYLDSLLEDLRRSAEGNRMSRLTLKAEPIEIDPDRAVAVGIIVNELVMNAVKYAYPDGAGPIHVELVSRGDDLLLSITDDGVGDNVKADPRSTGMGQRIVAAMASKLDASVDRDPAHSGTRVVLRFRRVPLAPDKPNTAAAS; encoded by the coding sequence ATGAACCAGCGCACGCCAACACTGCTCTACATCGACGATGACGGGGCGCTGGCGCGCCTGGTCGACCGCGGCCTGACGCGGCGCGGCTACAGGGTCGTCCATGCCGCGAGCGGCGAGGAAGGCCTCGAGCGCATCCGCCGCGCGGGCGCCGAGGGCGGCATCGATGTCGTGGCACTCGACCAGTACATGCCGGGCCTCGACGGGCTGGAGACGCTCGAGCAGATCATGGCGATTCCGGACGCGCCGCCGGTCGTGTTCGTCACCGCGTCGCAGGATTCCAGCATCGCGGTCACCGCGCTGAAGGCGGGGGCGGCCGATTATCTGGTCAAGGACGTCCAGGGCGATTTCATTCCGCTGCTCCACGTCGCCGCCGAAGGCGCGCTGCGCCAGGCCGAGTTGCAGAGGGCGCGCGAGGAAGCCGAAGCCGAGGTCCACGCCTCGCGCGACCGCTACGCGGCGCTTGCCGCCGAACGCGAGCTGCTGCTGCGCGAGGTCAACCACCGCGTCGGCAATTCGCTCCAGATCATCGCCTCGCTGCTGCACCTTCAGGCGAGCTCCGCCGCGCAGGACGAGGTCAAGGCGGCGCTGACCAATGCGATGGGCCGCGTCGCCGCGGTCGCGCAGGTGCACCGCCGCCTCTATACCTCGCAGGACCTGAAGAGCGTGGTCCTGAACCAATACCTGGACTCCCTGCTCGAGGACCTCAGGCGCTCGGCCGAAGGCAACCGGATGTCGCGCCTGACGCTGAAGGCCGAGCCGATCGAGATTGATCCGGACCGTGCGGTCGCCGTCGGCATCATCGTCAACGAGCTGGTGATGAACGCGGTGAAATATGCCTATCCCGACGGTGCCGGCCCGATCCATGTCGAGCTGGTCTCGCGCGGCGACGATCTCCTGCTGTCGATCACCGACGACGGTGTCGGCGACAACGTCAAGGCCGATCCGCGCTCCACCGGCATGGGCCAGCGCATCGTCGCGGCCATGGCCTCCAAGCTCGATGCATCCGTCGATCGCGATCCCGCCCATAGCGGAACCCGCGTCGTGCTCAGGTTCCGCCGCGTGCCCCTGGCCCCCGACAAGCCCAACACGGCGGCCGCTAGCTGA
- a CDS encoding response regulator produces MTQPVTIIMIEDDEGHARLIERNIRRSGVNNEIVSFKNGTDAMTHLFGPDGSGLVQKGNALLILLDLNLPDMTGIDILKQIKENKYLKASPVVVLTTTDDSQEIKRCYELGCNVYITKPVNYENFANAIRQLGLFFSVIQVPPAAP; encoded by the coding sequence ATGACCCAGCCTGTCACCATCATCATGATCGAGGACGATGAGGGCCACGCCCGCCTGATCGAGCGCAACATCCGAAGGTCCGGCGTCAACAACGAGATCGTCTCCTTCAAGAACGGCACGGATGCGATGACGCACCTGTTCGGGCCTGATGGCTCCGGGCTCGTGCAGAAGGGCAATGCGCTCTTGATCCTGCTCGACCTCAACCTCCCCGACATGACCGGGATCGACATCCTGAAGCAGATCAAGGAGAACAAATATCTGAAGGCCTCGCCCGTGGTAGTGCTGACCACCACGGACGATTCCCAGGAGATCAAGCGCTGCTACGAGCTCGGCTGCAACGTCTACATCACCAAGCCCGTCAACTACGAGAATTTCGCCAATGCCATCCGGCAGCTCGGCCTGTTCTTCTCGGTCATCCAGGTCCCGCCCGCCGCCCCATGA
- a CDS encoding CHASE3 domain-containing protein encodes MTAEGHRRRALLQILLLSAGLLVLTVISAGSVYLVNKARGDSKWVVHTIEVENQINALLLEVRRAESSVRGFLLTQGPDFQSDHEKAVAAIVPALDRLTRQIGDNSSQRDSIEKLSAAIETRLEQFSREMTFVKQGQPDRATALIREAAAGTTTTTISNLANAMMREEERLFRLRSESADRSQTLSASMTGIGSGLVVVLALISIWLVRRSARARDDAEARLRDSNVNLEAVVDERTADLREANDEIQRFAYIVSHDLRSPLVNIMGFTSELEELGGDIFRRIGSLVPADGPPLAPAGPGEIALEGADKQLSEDFSEALGFIKSSIAKMDRLISAILNLTREGRREFQPVKIDTRELIEAIAATLAHQAAEAQAEIRVEPLPNLVSDRLALEQIFSNLIDNAIKYLKSGVPGEIRIRGRTKLGYAIFEISDNGRGIDPKDHQRIFDLFRRAGTQDKPGQGIGLAHVRALVRRLGGTMSVSSELNTGSTFTITLPIAWNVSNRNRDR; translated from the coding sequence GTGACGGCTGAAGGTCATCGACGGCGCGCACTCTTGCAGATCCTGCTGCTTTCGGCGGGCCTTCTGGTGCTGACCGTGATCAGCGCCGGCTCCGTCTACCTCGTCAACAAGGCGCGGGGCGACAGCAAATGGGTGGTTCACACCATCGAGGTAGAGAATCAGATCAACGCCCTCCTGCTCGAAGTCCGGCGCGCGGAGAGCAGCGTCCGGGGCTTTCTCCTGACCCAGGGCCCGGATTTCCAATCCGATCATGAGAAGGCCGTCGCGGCGATCGTTCCGGCGCTCGACAGGCTCACGCGCCAGATCGGCGACAATTCGTCCCAACGCGACAGCATCGAGAAGCTGAGCGCGGCGATCGAGACCCGGCTGGAGCAGTTCTCGCGCGAGATGACCTTCGTGAAGCAGGGGCAGCCCGACAGGGCCACGGCGCTGATCCGCGAGGCTGCCGCCGGCACCACCACGACCACGATCAGCAACCTCGCCAACGCGATGATGCGTGAGGAGGAGCGGCTGTTCCGGCTCCGATCGGAAAGTGCCGACCGGAGCCAGACGCTCAGTGCATCCATGACCGGCATCGGCTCCGGCCTCGTCGTCGTGCTGGCCCTGATCTCGATCTGGCTGGTGCGGCGCTCGGCGCGCGCGCGCGATGACGCCGAGGCGCGCCTGCGCGATTCCAACGTCAATCTGGAAGCCGTCGTCGATGAACGCACGGCGGACCTGCGCGAAGCCAACGACGAGATCCAGCGCTTTGCCTATATCGTCAGCCACGATCTGCGCTCGCCGCTCGTCAACATCATGGGCTTCACCAGCGAACTCGAGGAGCTCGGCGGCGACATCTTTCGCCGCATCGGCAGCCTCGTCCCTGCGGACGGACCGCCGCTGGCGCCCGCCGGGCCGGGCGAGATCGCGCTCGAGGGCGCCGACAAGCAGCTCTCGGAGGACTTCTCCGAAGCGCTCGGCTTCATCAAGTCGTCGATCGCCAAGATGGACCGGCTGATCTCGGCCATCCTCAACCTGACCCGCGAGGGCCGTCGCGAATTCCAGCCGGTGAAGATCGACACAAGGGAGCTGATCGAGGCCATCGCCGCGACGCTGGCGCACCAGGCCGCCGAGGCGCAGGCCGAGATTCGCGTCGAGCCCCTGCCAAACCTCGTGAGCGACCGCCTCGCCCTCGAGCAGATCTTCTCCAACCTGATCGACAACGCGATCAAGTACCTGAAGAGCGGCGTGCCCGGCGAGATCAGAATCCGCGGGCGTACCAAGCTCGGCTATGCCATCTTCGAGATCAGCGACAACGGCCGCGGCATCGACCCGAAGGATCACCAGCGGATATTCGACCTGTTCCGCCGCGCGGGAACCCAGGACAAGCCCGGCCAAGGCATCGGACTTGCGCATGTGCGTGCACTTGTCCGTCGCCTCGGCGGCACCATGTCGGTATCATCGGAACTTAACACGGGCAGCACCTTCACCATCACGCTGCCGATCGCCTGGAACGTGAGCAACCGGAACAGAGATCGATGA
- the accB gene encoding acetyl-CoA carboxylase biotin carboxyl carrier protein: protein MARQPDDKAAAKFSSEDSALIRELALLLDETSLTEIEIERAGLRLRVARNISVAATMPMPMAAAPVALPTATAAAPATAVADLSKHPGAVISPMVGTAYWAPEPGAKPFIEVGTKVSVGQTLLIIEAMKTMNQIPSPRAGTVTQILVEDGQPVEYGEPLVIIE from the coding sequence ATGGCGCGCCAGCCAGACGACAAAGCAGCCGCAAAATTTTCCAGCGAGGATTCCGCGCTCATCCGCGAGCTTGCCTTGCTGCTCGATGAGACCAGCCTCACCGAGATCGAGATCGAACGGGCGGGCCTGCGCCTGCGCGTCGCCCGCAACATCAGCGTGGCCGCGACCATGCCGATGCCGATGGCCGCCGCTCCCGTCGCCCTGCCGACGGCCACAGCCGCCGCGCCCGCAACGGCCGTAGCCGACCTGTCTAAGCATCCGGGCGCGGTGATCTCGCCGATGGTAGGCACCGCCTATTGGGCGCCGGAGCCGGGCGCCAAGCCGTTCATCGAGGTCGGCACCAAGGTCTCGGTCGGCCAGACCCTGCTGATCATCGAAGCCATGAAGACGATGAACCAGATCCCCTCGCCGCGCGCCGGCACGGTGACGCAGATCCTGGTCGAGGATGGCCAGCCGGTCGAGTACGGCGAGCCGCTGGTGATCATTGAGTGA
- the accC gene encoding acetyl-CoA carboxylase biotin carboxylase subunit, translating to MFDKILIANRGEIALRILRACKELGIATVAVHSTADADAMHVRLSDESVCIGPPPSKDSYLNVPALLAACEITGADAVHPGYGFLSENARFAEILAEHNLHFIGPKAEHIRLMGDKIEAKKTAKRLGIPVVPGSDGAVAPGDDAMAIAKKIGFPVLVKAAAGGGGRGMKVAHSEADLQVALSTAANEAKSAFGDASVYLEKYLQKPRHIEIQILGDGRGGAIHLGERDCSLQRRHQKVWEEGPSPVLAAAARARIGETCAKAMREMKYLGVGTIEFLFEDGEFYFIEMNTRIQVEHPVTESITDIDLVLEQIRIAAGGDLPAKQDEIQVIGHAIECRINAENPQTFRPSPGRILQYHPPGGLGVRIDSAVYQGYTIPPYYDSLVGKLIVHGKTRAECLMRLRRALDEMVVEGIETTLPLFRALVREDDIINGDYHIHWLEQYLAGKAEPAPR from the coding sequence ATGTTCGACAAGATCCTCATAGCCAATCGCGGCGAGATCGCCCTTCGCATCCTCCGGGCCTGCAAGGAGCTCGGGATCGCGACCGTCGCCGTGCACTCCACCGCCGACGCCGATGCCATGCATGTGCGCCTGTCGGATGAGAGCGTTTGCATCGGGCCGCCACCCTCCAAGGACAGTTATCTCAACGTGCCGGCGCTGCTCGCGGCCTGCGAGATCACCGGCGCGGATGCAGTGCATCCCGGCTACGGCTTCCTGTCGGAGAACGCGCGCTTTGCGGAAATCCTTGCAGAGCACAATCTGCATTTCATCGGCCCGAAGGCCGAGCACATCCGCCTGATGGGCGACAAGATCGAGGCCAAGAAGACCGCCAAGCGCCTCGGCATTCCCGTGGTGCCCGGCTCCGACGGCGCGGTCGCTCCCGGTGACGACGCGATGGCGATCGCGAAGAAGATCGGCTTCCCCGTGCTGGTCAAGGCGGCAGCTGGCGGCGGCGGCCGTGGCATGAAGGTCGCCCACAGCGAGGCCGACCTCCAGGTGGCCTTGTCGACGGCGGCGAACGAGGCCAAGTCCGCCTTTGGCGATGCCTCCGTCTATCTGGAAAAATACCTCCAGAAGCCGCGCCACATCGAGATCCAGATCCTCGGCGACGGCCGCGGCGGCGCCATCCATCTCGGCGAACGCGACTGCTCGTTGCAGCGCCGTCACCAGAAGGTCTGGGAAGAAGGTCCCTCGCCCGTCCTCGCCGCTGCTGCGCGCGCCAGGATCGGTGAAACCTGCGCCAAAGCGATGCGCGAGATGAAATATCTCGGCGTCGGCACCATCGAGTTCCTGTTCGAGGACGGCGAGTTCTACTTCATCGAGATGAACACGCGCATCCAGGTCGAGCATCCCGTCACCGAGAGCATCACCGACATCGACCTCGTGCTGGAGCAGATCCGCATCGCCGCCGGCGGCGACCTGCCGGCGAAGCAGGACGAAATCCAGGTCATCGGCCATGCCATCGAGTGCCGCATCAACGCGGAGAATCCGCAGACCTTCCGGCCCTCGCCTGGCCGGATCCTGCAATATCATCCGCCCGGCGGACTGGGCGTCCGGATCGATTCCGCCGTCTATCAAGGTTACACGATCCCGCCCTATTACGATTCGCTCGTCGGAAAGCTGATCGTGCACGGCAAGACCCGCGCCGAATGCCTGATGCGGCTGCGCCGGGCGCTCGACGAAATGGTGGTCGAGGGCATCGAGACCACGCTGCCGCTGTTCCGTGCGCTGGTCCGCGAAGACGATATTATCAACGGCGACTACCACATTCACTGGCTGGAACAGTATTTGGCCGGCAAGGCGGAACCGGCCCCGAGATAG
- the aat gene encoding leucyl/phenylalanyl-tRNA--protein transferase — MNSRDSASSEITPAVLLRAYACGIFPMAESADDPTLFWVEPELRGVIPLEGFRVASRLARTVRSDTFRVTVNTAFKATIAGCAAPQEGREDTWINKRIRDLYGGLFELGHCHSVEAWQGDDLVGGLYGVSLGRAFFGESMFHTARDASKVALVHLVARLIHGGFELLDTQYVTEHLKSFGAVEISRRRYTALLDKALAGEPGDFLKLSAGEAIPGARALEIITARQ, encoded by the coding sequence ATGAATTCGCGCGACTCTGCCTCGTCTGAAATCACGCCGGCCGTTCTGCTGCGCGCCTATGCCTGCGGCATCTTTCCGATGGCCGAGAGCGCCGACGATCCGACCCTGTTCTGGGTCGAGCCGGAGCTGCGTGGCGTCATCCCGCTCGAGGGCTTTCGCGTCGCGTCACGGCTCGCGCGCACGGTGCGTTCGGATACGTTCCGCGTCACCGTCAATACCGCGTTCAAGGCGACGATCGCCGGCTGTGCCGCGCCGCAGGAAGGGCGCGAGGACACCTGGATCAACAAGCGCATCCGCGACCTCTATGGCGGCCTCTTCGAGCTCGGCCATTGCCACAGCGTCGAGGCCTGGCAGGGCGACGATCTCGTCGGCGGGCTCTACGGCGTCAGCCTGGGGCGCGCCTTCTTCGGCGAGAGCATGTTCCACACCGCGCGCGATGCCTCGAAGGTCGCGCTGGTGCACCTGGTCGCGCGGCTCATCCATGGCGGCTTCGAGCTGCTCGACACGCAATATGTCACCGAGCATTTGAAGAGTTTTGGCGCGGTCGAGATTTCGCGGCGGCGTTACACCGCGCTGCTCGACAAGGCGCTCGCGGGCGAGCCCGGCGATTTCCTGAAGCTCTCGGCCGGTGAAGCGATCCCGGGCGCGCGTGCGCTCGAGATCATCACTGCACGACAATAA